The following proteins come from a genomic window of Spirochaetaceae bacterium:
- a CDS encoding methyltransferase domain-containing protein yields MSNQCWQPERYRRCASYVPELGRGLIELLDPVRGDRILDLGCGDGELTMGLAARGCRVIGVDRSAAFVAAARRRGVAARVVDARRLAQAGLAAGSFDGVFSNAVLHWILEPAPVIAGVRRLLRAGGCFVAELGGAGNIATVHDALRAACRRRGLDPAVRDPWYFPTAQSYRALLEGGGFAVTSIRLFERPTPIPGTLAEWLDLFAGAWRAGLDRCTWNEIAAEVSASAAPLLRDAADAWTVDYVRLRVRAVAV; encoded by the coding sequence GTGTCGAACCAGTGCTGGCAACCGGAGCGGTATCGGCGCTGCGCATCGTACGTGCCGGAGCTGGGGCGCGGCCTGATCGAGCTGCTCGATCCGGTCCGCGGAGACCGCATCCTGGACCTGGGCTGCGGCGACGGCGAACTCACGATGGGGTTGGCCGCGCGCGGCTGCCGGGTGATCGGCGTGGACCGCAGCGCGGCGTTCGTGGCGGCGGCGCGGCGGCGCGGCGTAGCCGCGCGGGTAGTGGACGCCCGCCGTCTTGCGCAGGCCGGGCTGGCGGCGGGCAGCTTCGACGGCGTGTTCTCCAACGCGGTGCTGCACTGGATCCTGGAGCCGGCGCCGGTGATCGCCGGGGTGCGGCGCCTGCTGCGCGCCGGCGGGTGCTTCGTGGCCGAACTCGGCGGGGCCGGCAACATCGCCACCGTCCACGACGCACTGCGCGCCGCCTGCCGGCGCCGCGGACTGGATCCCGCGGTGCGCGACCCCTGGTACTTCCCGACCGCGCAATCGTACCGCGCGCTGCTCGAGGGCGGCGGATTCGCGGTGACTTCGATCCGGCTGTTCGAGCGCCCGACGCCGATTCCGGGGACGCTGGCCGAGTGGCTGGACCTGTTCGCCGGCGCGTGGCGGGCGGGTCTCGACCGCTGCACCTGGAACGAGATCGCGGCCGAGGTGTCGGCGTCCGCGGCGCCGCT